A window from Opitutia bacterium ISCC 52 encodes these proteins:
- a CDS encoding sulfatase yields the protein MNRIKLSCLLLFAFSFTSLFGAQHENERPNIFFAIADDWGWPHSSSYGDAVVKTPTFDSIAANGVLFTNAYISSPSCTPSRNAILTGQYHWRLKSGGNLWSHYPEGFQSYVQALKDEGYFVGSYRKAFGPGSDGGKEVAGKKFESLDTFLKERPKDQPFCFWFGASDPHRSYIWESGLRSGMKLEDVELPPFYPESDIIRTDILDYYWEVQRFDRQVGEALALLETKGLSDNTIVVMTGDHGFPFPRGKSNLYDYGARVPLAIKWHAQVPKNRVVTDFVSTTDLAPTFLEATGIDILPGTTGRSLLPILRSNAEGRVSGDREFVLTGKERHTLAQKDHPGGTPMRAIRTDDFLYIHNFKPERWPAGHPEGSYHGKSFMDIDASPTKSYLADHKDDPDMKIYWQLSMGLRPADELYDLRLDPGQLHNVADRTEYADTLKRLKEKLFSELKRYDDPRMIGGADAFDEYEYLGRLVRQP from the coding sequence ATGAATCGAATTAAACTCTCTTGTCTTCTTCTCTTTGCGTTTAGCTTCACGTCTCTCTTTGGGGCGCAGCATGAAAACGAACGGCCAAATATCTTTTTTGCGATCGCCGATGATTGGGGTTGGCCCCATTCCAGCTCTTACGGAGATGCCGTTGTCAAAACACCGACCTTTGATAGTATTGCTGCCAACGGGGTGTTGTTTACCAACGCCTATATCTCATCTCCTTCCTGCACTCCGTCTCGGAATGCAATACTGACAGGGCAATACCATTGGCGATTGAAGTCGGGTGGCAATTTGTGGAGCCATTATCCGGAGGGATTTCAAAGCTATGTGCAGGCGTTGAAGGACGAGGGCTACTTTGTGGGTTCTTATCGCAAAGCCTTCGGCCCTGGGTCAGATGGTGGAAAAGAAGTAGCAGGTAAAAAGTTTGAGAGCCTGGATACTTTCCTGAAAGAACGTCCCAAAGATCAGCCCTTCTGTTTCTGGTTTGGAGCTTCGGATCCGCATCGGTCTTATATCTGGGAATCGGGTCTTCGCTCAGGCATGAAATTGGAAGATGTCGAGCTGCCTCCCTTTTACCCGGAGTCGGATATCATTCGTACCGATATTTTAGATTATTATTGGGAGGTACAACGTTTCGATCGCCAAGTAGGAGAGGCCTTGGCGCTGCTCGAGACCAAGGGATTGTCTGACAATACCATCGTAGTGATGACCGGGGATCACGGATTTCCCTTCCCGCGTGGTAAATCGAACCTGTACGATTACGGAGCGCGTGTGCCTCTAGCTATCAAGTGGCATGCCCAGGTACCCAAGAATCGGGTTGTGACAGATTTTGTAAGCACCACTGACCTGGCTCCTACCTTCCTTGAGGCAACGGGAATCGATATTCTCCCTGGCACGACCGGGCGTTCATTACTTCCTATCTTGCGCTCGAATGCCGAGGGTCGCGTTTCTGGAGATCGGGAGTTTGTCCTTACGGGAAAAGAAAGACATACCCTGGCTCAAAAAGATCATCCAGGGGGCACGCCTATGCGGGCTATTCGCACGGATGACTTTCTATATATCCACAACTTCAAGCCAGAACGATGGCCGGCAGGGCATCCGGAAGGAAGTTATCATGGGAAAAGCTTTATGGATATCGATGCCAGCCCGACCAAGAGCTACCTGGCAGATCACAAAGACGATCCGGATATGAAGATATACTGGCAATTGTCCATGGGGCTTCGTCCTGCTGATGAGCTTTATGATCTTCGCCTGGATCCTGGTCAATTGCACAATGTTGCTGACCGTACCGAATACGCGGATACGTTGAAGCGGTTGAAGGAGAAATTATTTTCAGAACTGAAGAGATATGATGATCCAAGAATGATCGGCGGTGCCGATGCTTTTGATGAGTATGAATATCTGGGCCGTTTGGTAAGGCAACCTTAG
- a CDS encoding TonB family protein: MTRSTFDPTTKKAALFSGLLHMFMLLFLVLGVIFSSLFAKEEKPHIFEMVALPPSTQMTEEISLEPLPELSVDIPEPEPIELPEPPPPEPEPEPVQETPPPPKPQPVIKETPPPPVPVEEPKIEPKPEPKPKPKPKIISFDDYEKEHGKIEAPDLKEIQKATPKPRPTIDTSEFEKKIRDAVGSVPELDVLTTATAKDTDIMKAWRAMLAASLDKLWKQIDTKGLGGKEVTVTFFISAGGSISSVKVVRSSGLPRLDSLAVQTVQRLGSFQRPPSGKGEAVNVPFRID; this comes from the coding sequence ATGACCCGATCGACATTCGACCCAACCACCAAGAAGGCAGCCCTGTTCTCAGGTCTGTTGCATATGTTTATGCTTCTTTTCCTGGTCTTGGGTGTGATCTTTTCCAGTCTGTTTGCCAAGGAAGAGAAGCCACATATCTTTGAAATGGTTGCGCTCCCGCCATCGACACAGATGACGGAGGAGATCAGCTTGGAGCCACTCCCGGAACTTTCTGTGGATATTCCCGAACCAGAGCCCATCGAGCTTCCGGAGCCTCCACCGCCCGAGCCCGAGCCCGAGCCGGTTCAGGAAACCCCTCCACCACCCAAACCTCAGCCAGTCATTAAGGAAACTCCTCCTCCGCCGGTGCCGGTTGAAGAGCCAAAGATAGAACCAAAGCCAGAGCCTAAACCAAAGCCTAAGCCCAAAATCATCTCTTTCGATGATTACGAAAAAGAGCATGGCAAAATCGAGGCACCTGACCTGAAAGAAATCCAGAAAGCTACACCGAAACCTCGACCGACCATTGATACTTCAGAATTTGAGAAGAAAATCCGCGATGCCGTGGGCAGTGTGCCAGAATTGGATGTGCTGACTACTGCGACCGCGAAGGATACTGATATCATGAAAGCTTGGCGTGCCATGTTGGCCGCAAGCCTGGACAAGTTGTGGAAGCAGATTGATACCAAGGGCCTGGGAGGAAAGGAAGTTACCGTAACCTTTTTTATCTCAGCAGGCGGTTCGATTTCTTCTGTCAAAGTGGTCCGATCTTCGGGCTTACCAAGATTAGATAGCCTGGCCGTTCAAACGGTTCAGCGTCTAGGCAGTTTTCAACGTCCTCCAAGTGGGAAGGGCGAGGCGGTTAATGTGCCTTTCAGGATAGATTAG
- a CDS encoding biopolymer transporter ExbD yields MARSFHKRERMTALSEINVTPMIDMAFALLIIFMITTPLLEQSIQVDLPIESATRTPAAPESKFQTISIDKDGIYYWSQEQVTFEELENRIKLMAQQNDPPVVHLRGDFSLQYQKIIEVMDLVKQSNLTKISLDTRVK; encoded by the coding sequence ATGGCACGAAGTTTTCATAAGCGTGAGCGCATGACCGCATTGTCGGAGATCAATGTGACTCCGATGATCGATATGGCTTTCGCGTTGTTGATTATTTTCATGATCACCACGCCGCTGCTCGAGCAGTCCATTCAAGTAGATCTACCAATTGAGTCCGCCACAAGGACGCCTGCTGCTCCAGAGTCGAAATTTCAAACCATCTCGATTGATAAGGACGGCATTTATTACTGGAGCCAGGAACAGGTGACTTTCGAAGAATTGGAAAATCGTATCAAGTTGATGGCCCAGCAAAACGATCCTCCGGTGGTTCATTTGCGTGGCGATTTTAGCCTCCAATACCAAAAAATCATCGAAGTGATGGATTTAGTGAAACAAAGTAACCTTACGAAGATCAGTTTAGATACACGTGTGAAGTAA
- a CDS encoding MotA/TolQ/ExbB proton channel family protein gives MFLILAQSNDSGLLTYFFQSNVAGRLIILALGVFSALAWTVMIGKAMELNQLFKLNQRFEATINQAPSLLQLAQKKAFNESIPYSALVKAATQSYFRAVELESDKKNAVSHAENALQRAVANQSLNYERKMVLLASIVTGAPFMGLLGTVWGVMDAFGAIGLGASASIASLAPGVSGALLTTVAGLLVAIPSVFGYNFLLSLTKKRVIEIENFASTVADRIELEDAASRSY, from the coding sequence ATGTTTCTAATCCTTGCCCAATCCAACGATTCAGGCCTCCTAACTTATTTTTTCCAGTCCAACGTGGCTGGGCGCTTGATCATCCTCGCTCTCGGGGTCTTCAGTGCCCTCGCCTGGACGGTCATGATCGGTAAGGCCATGGAGCTAAACCAGCTCTTCAAGCTAAACCAACGCTTCGAGGCGACCATCAACCAGGCACCGTCCTTGTTGCAATTGGCTCAGAAAAAGGCCTTCAACGAATCGATTCCCTATTCCGCATTGGTCAAGGCTGCGACGCAGTCCTACTTTCGAGCCGTCGAGCTTGAGTCCGATAAGAAGAATGCAGTCTCCCACGCCGAGAACGCGCTTCAGCGAGCGGTGGCCAACCAGAGCCTGAATTATGAGCGCAAAATGGTGTTGCTCGCCTCTATCGTGACGGGGGCTCCCTTCATGGGACTACTCGGAACCGTTTGGGGGGTGATGGACGCATTTGGTGCGATTGGCCTTGGGGCCAGCGCCAGTATTGCAAGTTTGGCACCTGGAGTTTCCGGAGCCTTACTCACTACCGTAGCCGGGTTGCTTGTGGCGATTCCCTCTGTATTCGGTTACAATTTCCTGCTCTCGCTCACCAAGAAGCGAGTCATTGAAATTGAAAATTTTGCCAGTACCGTCGCCGATCGAATTGAATTGGAAGACGCCGCTTCACGGAGCTACTGA
- a CDS encoding carbohydrate kinase family protein, with protein sequence MDHKALTLEQLSKHGSEIKHKNALVGFDGFVDRITSVVDKRYGQGDQFERMETIEDFGNRILAAAGQSGNVELFINYEKLGGNGPIMANALLNGGANTRYIGALGEQAIRPVFSEFAQKTDAVTVADPGITHALEFSDGKIMLGTMTSLDDITYDAILKNISEGDFFDLLSRQDLISMVNWTMIPNMTELFSDLLDHVIPNLPPRDTKHYFFDLADPEKRPEAEIETALRTIARFQNYGDVTLGLNLAEGNQVYGILGQSEIEADPDGLKSMASYIRKELNLGCVVIHPKESAACATKEDTCWIAGPYVEKPKITTGAGDHFNAGFSTAQLLGFPPLACLTVGVSFSGHYVRTGESPSLTKVQTFIQNWKDD encoded by the coding sequence ATGGATCACAAAGCTCTAACGTTAGAACAGCTTAGCAAACACGGATCAGAAATTAAGCACAAAAATGCCCTGGTCGGTTTTGACGGATTCGTCGACCGCATCACCTCGGTGGTAGATAAACGCTATGGCCAGGGAGACCAATTTGAGCGCATGGAAACGATTGAAGATTTCGGCAATCGCATCCTCGCTGCTGCCGGACAAAGCGGAAATGTCGAACTCTTCATCAATTATGAGAAATTGGGTGGCAATGGCCCAATCATGGCCAACGCGCTTTTGAATGGAGGAGCAAATACCCGCTATATCGGTGCTTTAGGTGAACAGGCCATACGTCCTGTCTTTTCAGAATTCGCACAAAAAACCGATGCCGTAACCGTAGCCGATCCCGGAATTACCCATGCACTCGAATTTTCTGATGGGAAAATCATGCTGGGAACCATGACCTCTCTGGACGACATCACCTACGACGCCATCCTGAAGAACATCAGTGAAGGAGACTTCTTCGATCTGCTTTCAAGACAGGATCTAATCTCTATGGTCAACTGGACGATGATTCCGAATATGACAGAGCTGTTCAGCGATCTGCTGGACCATGTCATTCCCAATCTCCCCCCCCGTGACACCAAACACTATTTCTTCGATCTGGCGGATCCGGAAAAACGTCCGGAAGCTGAAATCGAAACGGCCCTACGTACGATTGCCCGCTTCCAAAATTACGGTGATGTGACTCTGGGATTAAATTTGGCGGAAGGAAATCAGGTTTACGGCATTCTCGGTCAATCCGAGATCGAAGCCGATCCCGATGGCTTGAAGTCGATGGCCAGCTATATTCGTAAAGAGCTGAATTTAGGCTGTGTTGTTATTCACCCGAAAGAATCTGCAGCCTGCGCAACCAAAGAAGATACTTGCTGGATTGCTGGCCCTTATGTGGAAAAACCAAAAATTACGACCGGAGCCGGAGACCATTTCAACGCAGGATTCTCAACCGCTCAGCTACTTGGCTTCCCACCGCTTGCCTGCCTGACTGTAGGTGTGAGTTTTAGTGGGCATTACGTCCGCACCGGAGAAAGCCCCAGCCTGACCAAGGTTCAGACCTTTATCCAAAACTGGAAAGACGATTAA
- the tmk gene encoding dTMP kinase: protein MAAPEHGLFITFEGSEGTGKTTQIQRLTSKLESNNRKVVISREPGGTPLGEDIRHLLKHAESGQNMVPRAELLLFAASRAQHVDELIRPKLEQGQVVICDRFLDSTAVYQGIARAIDGDTVEAINKIAIASTLPDITVLIDLDPEEGFRRIQSRNTEPPDRMEQEHMDFYKAVRQGYLDLAARNTDRFLVIDGQQSIDEVELAIWNGIKERVN, encoded by the coding sequence ATGGCAGCCCCGGAACACGGATTGTTCATTACATTTGAAGGCTCCGAGGGCACCGGGAAAACAACCCAGATTCAGCGGCTGACCTCCAAATTGGAGAGTAACAATCGCAAGGTAGTCATCAGTCGAGAGCCGGGAGGAACGCCGCTTGGTGAAGATATTCGGCACCTGCTCAAACATGCGGAAAGCGGCCAGAACATGGTGCCGCGCGCTGAACTGTTACTCTTTGCTGCCAGCCGCGCTCAACATGTCGATGAACTCATCAGACCAAAGCTGGAGCAGGGGCAAGTCGTCATATGCGATCGTTTCTTAGACTCCACTGCGGTTTACCAAGGTATCGCACGAGCTATTGACGGGGACACCGTTGAAGCCATCAACAAGATTGCGATCGCCTCTACCCTACCCGATATCACGGTATTGATCGACTTGGACCCGGAGGAAGGATTTCGTCGCATTCAGTCGCGCAACACAGAGCCGCCCGACCGAATGGAGCAGGAGCATATGGATTTCTACAAAGCAGTGCGCCAAGGTTACCTCGACCTGGCAGCCCGAAACACGGATCGATTCCTCGTTATCGACGGACAACAATCGATCGACGAAGTCGAACTAGCAATTTGGAATGGCATTAAAGAACGCGTTAACTGA
- a CDS encoding DNA polymerase III subunit gamma/tau: protein MALKNALTEPLRSSNPAEVLERSLEKGRLPHAMLLHGDHYPLLEELALGLASVLLDINADAQSGPERFDKVEKHPDFFPLRPSKKARSIRAEDTREIIRQVQQSPHQAERKVVVVYEADRLGASSQSASANIILKTLEEPPLDTTIVLISTRPYSLLDTIRSRCFNFRVPAPFEPTSAASWKQWLDDYSHFLNRLTDLKSDKEKITASFMMIYGLIARFSAILTELVAENWKTEREKLPEDMSDEEKDATKEGSAKGIRAKLLKEIEHQTRETAAPYLKGEKEGDITLKFTDSVQQFEQVIGLLNVNLKEETALEDYFLSCMRIWTR, encoded by the coding sequence ATGGCATTAAAGAACGCGTTAACTGAGCCCCTTCGTTCCTCGAATCCCGCGGAAGTACTGGAACGCTCTTTAGAAAAAGGTCGACTCCCCCATGCCATGCTTCTGCACGGAGATCACTATCCGTTACTGGAAGAGCTGGCACTGGGATTGGCGTCTGTTCTCCTTGATATCAATGCCGATGCACAAAGCGGTCCCGAGCGTTTTGATAAAGTTGAAAAACATCCCGACTTCTTTCCGCTTCGTCCTTCCAAAAAAGCCCGGTCTATTCGCGCGGAAGATACCCGTGAAATCATTCGGCAAGTTCAACAATCGCCTCACCAGGCTGAGCGCAAGGTAGTGGTGGTTTATGAAGCGGATCGACTCGGAGCGTCTTCTCAATCAGCGAGCGCCAATATCATTTTAAAAACCTTAGAGGAGCCACCGCTTGATACGACCATCGTCCTGATTTCGACTCGCCCCTACTCGCTTCTCGATACGATCCGCAGTCGCTGTTTCAATTTTCGCGTCCCCGCCCCCTTCGAACCCACCTCCGCAGCTTCGTGGAAACAGTGGCTCGACGACTACTCCCATTTTCTTAACAGACTTACCGACTTGAAATCCGATAAGGAAAAAATCACGGCCAGCTTCATGATGATCTACGGACTCATCGCTCGCTTTAGTGCCATCCTCACGGAGTTGGTTGCGGAAAACTGGAAGACTGAGCGAGAGAAACTTCCTGAGGACATGTCCGACGAAGAAAAGGACGCCACCAAAGAAGGGTCCGCAAAAGGCATCCGTGCCAAGCTGCTCAAAGAGATCGAGCATCAAACACGCGAAACCGCGGCTCCCTATCTCAAAGGTGAAAAAGAAGGAGATATCACTCTTAAGTTTACGGATAGCGTTCAGCAATTCGAACAAGTCATCGGTCTCCTGAATGTAAACCTCAAAGAAGAAACTGCCTTGGAAGATTATTTTCTCTCCTGCATGCGGATTTGGACGAGGTAG
- a CDS encoding MOSC domain-containing protein has translation MHPKVISVSSSGSHTYSKQTKLSIHLLHGLGVKGDAHCGETVKHRSRVAADPTQPNLRQVHLIHNELLKELKSKGFDLNPGDLGENILPQDIDLLALPRDTLLKLGNETGIQVKGLHNPCHQIEDFRNGLLAEVVKDMGDGETEKKVGIMGIVLKSGTVQAGDEIQIELPQKPHHKLERV, from the coding sequence ATGCACCCAAAAGTCATCTCTGTCAGCTCCAGCGGATCTCATACGTACAGCAAACAGACGAAACTTTCGATTCATCTGCTTCATGGATTGGGAGTTAAAGGGGACGCCCATTGCGGCGAAACGGTCAAGCATCGTTCACGTGTAGCGGCCGACCCTACTCAGCCGAATCTCAGGCAAGTTCACCTCATTCACAATGAGTTGTTGAAAGAGCTAAAAAGCAAAGGCTTTGATTTAAACCCAGGCGATCTGGGCGAAAACATTCTTCCCCAGGACATCGACCTGCTGGCCCTTCCCAGAGATACCCTCCTGAAGTTGGGGAACGAAACAGGCATCCAGGTAAAAGGTCTCCACAATCCTTGTCATCAAATCGAAGATTTTCGGAACGGACTCTTAGCCGAAGTAGTAAAAGACATGGGTGATGGAGAAACAGAAAAGAAAGTAGGGATCATGGGCATTGTACTCAAGAGCGGCACCGTGCAGGCAGGCGATGAGATTCAAATCGAGCTACCACAAAAGCCGCACCATAAGCTCGAACGAGTTTAA